In Flavobacterium sp. WV_118_3, one DNA window encodes the following:
- a CDS encoding peroxiredoxin, which produces MSLVGKKFPSIAIDAISEMGDNLKINIFEEATKNNKKVLLFWYPKDFTFVCPTELHAFQAALPEFEKRNTIVIGASCDTNEVHFAWLNTPKNNGGIEGVTYPILADTTRNLANILGILDIETANYNDELDTVIIEGSNVTYRATYLVDETGKIFHESVNDMPLGRNVNEYLRLIDAYTHVQTKGEVCPANWEEGKEAMFATREGVANYLNN; this is translated from the coding sequence ATGTCATTAGTAGGTAAAAAATTTCCAAGCATTGCAATTGACGCTATCTCCGAAATGGGTGATAATTTAAAAATCAACATCTTCGAAGAAGCAACTAAAAACAACAAAAAAGTATTATTATTTTGGTATCCAAAAGACTTTACTTTTGTTTGTCCAACTGAATTACACGCCTTCCAAGCTGCTTTACCTGAATTCGAAAAAAGAAACACGATCGTAATCGGGGCTTCTTGCGATACTAACGAAGTACACTTTGCCTGGTTAAATACACCAAAAAATAACGGTGGTATCGAAGGTGTTACCTACCCGATCTTAGCGGATACAACGCGTAACCTTGCTAACATCTTAGGTATTTTAGATATCGAAACAGCGAATTACAATGACGAATTGGATACGGTTATTATCGAAGGTTCTAATGTAACCTACCGTGCTACGTATTTAGTAGATGAAACCGGAAAAATTTTCCACGAAAGCGTAAACGATATGCCTCTTGGTAGAAACGTAAACGAGTACCTACGTCTTATCGACGCCTATACACACGTTCAGACTAAAGGTGAAGTTTGTCCAGCTAACTGGGAAGAAGGAAAAGAAGCGATGTTTGCTACCAGAGAAGGTGTTGCAAACTACTTAAATAACTAA
- a CDS encoding co-chaperone YbbN codes for MLIELNEDKLQELVSANEKVVVQFSASWCGNCRIMKPKFKKLASEKENITFVLVDAENSPESRKLANVSNLPTFATFVNGALVNQSQTNKAEVLSELVNEIA; via the coding sequence ATGTTAATTGAATTAAATGAAGATAAACTACAGGAGTTAGTGAGTGCTAACGAAAAAGTAGTGGTACAATTTTCTGCTTCCTGGTGTGGAAACTGCCGTATCATGAAGCCAAAATTTAAAAAACTGGCTTCCGAAAAAGAAAATATCACTTTTGTATTGGTTGATGCCGAAAATTCGCCGGAATCCCGAAAACTGGCTAATGTGAGCAACCTGCCTACTTTCGCTACTTTCGTTAACGGTGCTTTGGTCAACCAATCGCAAACCAATAAAGCAGAAGTGTTGTCGGAATTGGTAAATGAAATCGCTTAA
- the sucC gene encoding ADP-forming succinate--CoA ligase subunit beta: MNLHEYQGKEILASHGVRVQRGYVANNAEEAVAKAKQLTAETGTGWHVIKAQIHAGGRGKGGGVKLAKNLEQVQEIAGQIIGMDLVTPQTPPEGKKVHKVLVAEDVYYPGESETSEFYMSVLLNRGKGRNMIMYSTEGGMDIEEVAEKTPHLIFTEEIDPAVGLQGFQARRIAFNLGLSGDAFKDMVKFVAALYDAYVGADASLFEINPVLKTSDNKILAVDAKVVLDDNALFRQKAYAEMRDIREENPIEVEAKEVGLNYVDLDGNVGCMVNGAGLAMATMDLIKHAGFEPANFLDVGGTADAKRVETAFRIILKDPNVKAILINIFGGIVRCDRVAQGVVDAYKNMGDSIKVPIIVRLQGTNAEIAKELIDNSGMPILSAVEFQEAADQVKAALS; this comes from the coding sequence ATGAATTTACACGAATATCAAGGTAAAGAAATATTAGCTAGTCACGGTGTTAGAGTACAACGTGGTTATGTTGCTAACAATGCCGAGGAAGCTGTAGCAAAAGCAAAACAACTAACTGCCGAAACCGGAACCGGATGGCATGTAATCAAAGCACAAATTCACGCCGGTGGTCGTGGAAAAGGTGGTGGTGTTAAGTTGGCTAAAAACCTGGAGCAAGTTCAGGAAATTGCCGGGCAAATCATCGGAATGGATTTAGTAACGCCGCAAACGCCGCCAGAAGGTAAAAAAGTACACAAAGTATTGGTTGCGGAAGATGTTTACTATCCTGGTGAAAGTGAAACTTCAGAATTTTATATGTCTGTTTTATTAAACAGAGGTAAAGGACGCAACATGATCATGTATTCTACCGAAGGAGGTATGGATATCGAAGAAGTAGCTGAAAAAACACCTCATTTAATCTTTACAGAAGAAATCGATCCTGCTGTAGGTTTACAAGGTTTCCAGGCTAGAAGAATCGCTTTTAACTTAGGTTTATCCGGTGATGCTTTTAAAGATATGGTAAAATTCGTAGCGGCTTTATACGATGCGTATGTAGGTGCTGATGCTTCCCTGTTTGAAATCAACCCGGTTTTAAAAACTTCCGATAATAAAATTTTAGCGGTAGATGCAAAAGTTGTTTTAGACGATAACGCATTATTCCGTCAGAAAGCGTATGCTGAAATGCGTGATATCCGTGAGGAAAATCCAATTGAAGTAGAAGCGAAAGAAGTAGGATTAAACTATGTTGACCTTGACGGTAACGTAGGATGTATGGTTAACGGTGCCGGATTAGCAATGGCTACTATGGACTTAATCAAACATGCAGGTTTTGAGCCGGCAAACTTCCTTGACGTAGGAGGAACTGCTGATGCAAAACGTGTGGAAACCGCTTTCCGTATTATCTTAAAAGATCCAAACGTAAAAGCAATCTTAATTAACATCTTTGGTGGTATCGTTCGTTGTGACCGTGTTGCACAAGGTGTTGTAGATGCTTATAAAAACATGGGTGACAGTATTAAAGTGCCAATCATCGTTCGTTTACAGGGAACTAACGCAGAAATTGCAAAAGAATTGATCGACAATTCCGGTATGCCAATTTTATCTGCTGTTGAATTCCAGGAAGCTGCTGATCAAGTAAAAGCTGCTTTATCATAA
- a CDS encoding DUF4269 domain-containing protein, translating into MSVFDTLDYLKTGNALQQKSYGLLTEHRIFYVLSDFDPILVGTIPIAIAIDSSDLDIGCYWNDKNAFIATLHDAFSGYRDFSCQELNQGAAEAIVANFSIDGIAIEIFGQNIPTREQNGYRHMLIEHRILQERGAAFREAVIALKKSGLKTEPAFAQLLQIEGDPYQGLLEYKKA; encoded by the coding sequence TTGAGTGTATTCGATACGCTGGATTACCTGAAAACAGGCAATGCACTGCAACAAAAAAGTTACGGTCTCTTAACGGAGCACCGTATTTTTTATGTATTGTCGGATTTTGATCCAATTCTGGTTGGAACCATTCCAATTGCTATTGCGATTGATTCGAGCGATTTGGATATCGGTTGTTATTGGAACGACAAAAACGCTTTTATAGCGACGCTACACGATGCTTTTTCCGGATACCGGGATTTCTCCTGTCAGGAATTGAATCAAGGTGCTGCGGAAGCTATAGTGGCTAATTTCAGTATTGATGGTATTGCAATCGAAATCTTCGGACAAAATATTCCCACCCGGGAACAAAACGGATACCGGCATATGCTGATCGAACACCGGATTTTACAGGAAAGGGGAGCAGCATTTCGGGAAGCGGTTATCGCTTTAAAAAAGAGCGGACTTAAAACCGAACCGGCCTTTGCCCAACTTTTACAAATAGAAGGCGATCCGTATCAGGGATTGTTGGAATATAAAAAAGCCTGA
- a CDS encoding DUF1456 family protein: MTNNDIFKKLRVALQLRDDQIVEILELVDFRISKGEIGNFFRTADHPKYVECGDQVLRNFLNGLVIHLRGTKENPKNAMDVLAQNKEAVKTGGKLEVKAKAPQKPTTPKPAAKKPMGKKPAFKAKKQEPIVEKVRFKNGKNKNS, from the coding sequence ATGACGAATAATGATATTTTTAAAAAGCTTCGCGTGGCATTGCAGTTGCGTGATGATCAAATTGTAGAGATTTTAGAATTGGTAGATTTTAGAATTTCCAAAGGTGAGATCGGTAATTTTTTCCGTACTGCCGATCATCCAAAGTATGTAGAATGCGGTGATCAGGTATTGCGTAACTTCCTGAATGGATTGGTAATTCATTTGCGAGGAACAAAAGAGAACCCGAAAAACGCTATGGATGTACTGGCGCAAAATAAAGAAGCGGTCAAAACCGGAGGAAAACTGGAAGTAAAAGCCAAAGCACCTCAAAAACCGACGACTCCAAAACCGGCTGCCAAAAAGCCAATGGGGAAAAAACCGGCATTTAAAGCGAAAAAACAAGAGCCGATCGTAGAAAAGGTTCGTTTTAAAAACGGAAAGAATAAAAACTCGTAA
- a CDS encoding excinuclease ABC subunit B: MNTREERISLLSEMIAFAIVDGELHDSEYDFLAIVAEELAIEKELFLELFKKRAAIIPIQSEHQRVMQFYRLALLMHVDNVLHEREIKMINEIGIKMGLNPMGIRKTLKAMEQSPNRMVEPAFLICAFEEQHN; encoded by the coding sequence ATGAATACCCGTGAGGAACGAATAAGTCTTTTATCTGAAATGATTGCTTTTGCCATTGTTGATGGCGAGCTGCACGATAGTGAATACGATTTTTTAGCGATTGTTGCCGAAGAACTGGCCATTGAAAAAGAACTCTTTCTGGAGCTTTTTAAAAAACGTGCTGCCATTATTCCGATTCAAAGCGAACACCAACGCGTGATGCAGTTTTATCGTCTGGCTTTATTAATGCATGTGGACAATGTTTTACACGAACGCGAAATTAAGATGATCAATGAAATCGGAATTAAAATGGGATTAAACCCAATGGGAATCCGGAAGACGTTAAAAGCCATGGAACAATCGCCGAACCGAATGGTCGAACCGGCTTTTCTGATTTGTGCTTTTGAAGAACAGCATAACTAG
- the uvrB gene encoding excinuclease ABC subunit UvrB, with the protein MKFQVVSEYKPMGDQPQAIDKLSNGVNSGERYQTLLGVTGSGKTFTVANVIQEVQRPTLVLAHNKTLAAQLYSEFKQFFPNNAVEYFVSYYDYYQPEAFIPVTGTYIEKDLSINDELEKMRLSTTSSLLSGRRDVLVVASVSCLYGIGNPVEFQKNVVSIEQHQVISRTKLLHRLVQSLYARTEAEFTPGTFRIKGDTVEVYPSYADDPFRIHFFGDEIEEIEAFDPKTAQVIEKYDKLNIYPANMFVTSPDVLQNAIWEIQQDLVKQVDYFKEIGKHLEAKRLEERTNFDLEMIRELGYCSGIENYSRYLDGRAPGTRPFCLLDYFPDDFLMVVDESHVTISQVHAMYGGDRSRKENLVEYGFRLPAAMDNRPLKFEEFESLQNQVIYVSATPADYELQKSEGIYVEQIIRPTGLLDPVIEVRPSQNQIDDLIEEIQLRCEADERVLVTTLTKRMAEELAKYLTKVSIRCRYIHSEVDTLERVEIMQDLRKGLFDVLIGVNLLREGLDLPEVSLVAILDADKEGFLRSHRSLTQTVGRAARNVNGKAIMYADKVTDSMQKTIDETNYRRSKQMDYNDKNNIVPKGLNKKIESALTKNQSSSYQYEVAAKAAEPNTAYMSKTEIEKLIREKRKVMEKAAKDLDFMQAAKLRDEIKSLQEKI; encoded by the coding sequence ATGAAATTTCAGGTAGTTTCCGAGTATAAGCCAATGGGTGATCAACCACAGGCTATAGACAAACTGAGTAATGGAGTGAATAGTGGTGAACGGTACCAAACCCTTTTGGGAGTAACCGGTTCCGGAAAAACCTTTACGGTGGCCAACGTGATTCAGGAAGTGCAACGACCAACACTGGTATTGGCGCATAACAAGACACTGGCGGCACAGCTGTATTCGGAATTCAAACAGTTTTTTCCGAACAATGCGGTAGAATACTTCGTGTCGTACTACGACTATTACCAGCCGGAAGCCTTTATACCGGTAACCGGAACCTATATTGAAAAAGATCTGTCGATTAACGACGAATTGGAAAAGATGCGTCTTAGTACGACTTCATCCCTGTTGTCGGGTAGGAGAGACGTATTGGTGGTGGCTTCGGTGTCCTGTTTGTATGGTATTGGTAACCCGGTGGAATTTCAGAAAAACGTAGTTTCCATCGAACAGCATCAGGTCATTTCCCGAACAAAATTATTACACCGTTTAGTACAGAGTTTATACGCGCGTACTGAAGCCGAATTTACGCCGGGAACCTTTCGGATAAAAGGGGATACGGTGGAAGTATATCCGAGTTATGCGGATGATCCGTTTCGGATTCACTTTTTTGGTGATGAAATTGAAGAAATCGAAGCCTTTGATCCGAAAACGGCGCAGGTAATTGAAAAATACGACAAACTAAATATCTATCCGGCCAATATGTTTGTAACGTCACCGGATGTATTGCAAAATGCAATCTGGGAGATTCAACAGGATTTGGTAAAACAGGTTGATTATTTTAAAGAAATCGGAAAACACCTCGAAGCCAAACGTCTGGAAGAACGAACCAATTTTGACTTAGAAATGATTCGCGAATTGGGGTATTGTTCCGGTATCGAAAACTACTCCCGTTATCTGGACGGACGAGCGCCGGGAACACGACCATTCTGCTTACTGGATTATTTTCCGGACGATTTTCTGATGGTTGTCGACGAAAGTCACGTTACGATTTCTCAGGTACATGCGATGTATGGTGGCGACCGTTCGCGTAAGGAAAACCTGGTGGAATACGGTTTCCGTTTACCGGCGGCGATGGATAACCGTCCGTTAAAGTTTGAGGAATTTGAAAGCCTGCAAAATCAGGTGATTTACGTGTCGGCCACACCAGCCGATTACGAATTACAAAAATCGGAAGGAATCTATGTCGAACAAATTATCCGTCCGACCGGTTTGTTGGATCCGGTAATTGAAGTACGTCCAAGTCAGAACCAGATTGACGACCTGATCGAGGAAATACAATTGCGTTGTGAAGCCGACGAACGCGTGTTAGTTACCACATTAACCAAACGTATGGCGGAAGAACTAGCCAAATACCTGACAAAAGTGTCCATACGTTGTCGTTATATCCATTCGGAAGTCGATACGCTGGAACGGGTTGAAATCATGCAGGATTTGCGAAAAGGATTGTTTGATGTACTGATAGGAGTAAACCTCTTACGGGAAGGATTGGATTTACCGGAAGTATCGCTGGTGGCCATTTTGGATGCCGATAAAGAAGGATTTCTGAGAAGCCACCGATCGTTGACACAAACCGTGGGACGTGCCGCGCGTAACGTAAACGGTAAAGCGATCATGTATGCCGATAAGGTTACCGACAGTATGCAGAAAACGATCGATGAAACCAATTACCGTCGTAGCAAGCAGATGGACTATAACGATAAAAATAACATCGTTCCCAAAGGGTTGAATAAAAAAATAGAAAGCGCGCTGACCAAAAACCAGTCGAGCTCCTACCAATATGAAGTGGCGGCCAAAGCAGCAGAACCGAATACGGCGTATATGTCGAAAACGGAAATTGAAAAGCTGATTCGCGAAAAACGCAAGGTTATGGAAAAAGCCGCCAAAGATCTCGACTTTATGCAGGCGGCCAAATTACGAGACGAAATCAAAAGTTTACAGGAAAAAATATAA
- a CDS encoding DUF389 domain-containing protein: MIKRILEYLNLEREVDDFDKIHENIEKDVIFKGTNLWILVFAIFVASIGLNMNSTAVIIGAMLISPLMGPINGMGYSLATYNFPLFQKAFKNFGFAVMASLIASTLYFTISPVSTAHSELLARTSPTIYDVLIALFGGLAGIVAMSSKQKGNVIPGVAIATALMPPLCTAGYGLATFNLNYFFGAFYLFTINTVFIALSSVLVSQLLKFPIRTLVNETQKKKVNRWVSFVILITIVPSIYFGYVLVENEEFTTEAGNFVKSVSVYDGNYLLKNEIDANKKKITLMYAGNTITDKTKKSIRNKAADFGIDSSNVDIQKGLNFNEVNNNNLSKVENLQSELNRMRLLVKEGKHKQDSINARIQIGKQLLAEIKPLYPGITSCSFSETEIYSNTTPEKTAIVTFSAATNALKPNDKGKITEWIRSRVNNEKARVYFETEGAVKKPR; the protein is encoded by the coding sequence ATGATAAAACGCATACTGGAATACCTAAACCTGGAAAGAGAAGTTGACGATTTTGATAAAATCCACGAGAATATCGAAAAAGATGTCATTTTTAAAGGGACAAACCTCTGGATTTTAGTTTTTGCCATTTTTGTAGCTTCGATTGGATTGAATATGAATTCGACGGCCGTGATTATCGGAGCGATGTTGATTTCTCCGTTAATGGGCCCAATCAACGGAATGGGTTATAGTCTGGCAACCTATAACTTTCCGTTATTCCAGAAGGCTTTTAAAAATTTCGGATTTGCCGTTATGGCGAGTTTAATCGCGTCGACCTTATATTTTACAATCAGTCCGGTTTCGACTGCACATTCGGAATTGTTGGCCCGAACCAGTCCGACGATTTACGATGTACTGATTGCTCTTTTTGGCGGTCTGGCCGGAATTGTAGCGATGAGTAGTAAACAAAAAGGAAATGTGATTCCCGGAGTAGCTATTGCTACGGCTTTGATGCCACCTTTATGTACGGCTGGCTATGGTCTGGCTACCTTTAATCTGAATTATTTTTTCGGGGCTTTCTATCTTTTTACGATCAATACGGTATTTATAGCCTTATCGTCTGTTTTGGTATCACAGTTATTAAAATTCCCGATCCGAACGCTGGTCAATGAAACCCAAAAGAAAAAAGTCAATCGCTGGGTATCGTTTGTAATCCTTATTACGATAGTACCGAGCATTTATTTCGGTTATGTACTGGTCGAAAATGAAGAATTTACAACGGAAGCCGGAAATTTTGTAAAGAGTGTCAGTGTATACGATGGAAACTACCTGTTAAAAAACGAAATTGATGCCAACAAAAAGAAAATTACCCTGATGTATGCCGGAAATACCATAACGGATAAGACCAAAAAGAGCATTCGTAATAAAGCCGCCGATTTTGGCATCGACAGTTCAAATGTCGATATTCAAAAAGGACTTAATTTTAACGAAGTCAATAATAACAACCTGTCCAAAGTCGAAAACCTGCAAAGCGAACTCAATCGGATGCGGCTTTTGGTAAAAGAAGGTAAGCACAAACAGGATAGTATCAATGCCCGGATTCAGATAGGAAAACAATTATTGGCCGAGATTAAACCGTTATATCCGGGAATAACATCCTGCTCGTTTTCGGAAACGGAAATTTATAGCAACACCACACCGGAAAAAACAGCGATCGTAACCTTTTCGGCAGCAACAAACGCTCTAAAACCAAACGATAAGGGGAAAATTACCGAATGGATTCGTTCGCGGGTCAATAACGAAAAAGCGAGAGTCTATTTTGAAACGGAAGGAGCTGTTAAAAAGCCCCGTTAA
- a CDS encoding valine--tRNA ligase → MTIPAQFDAKAVEQKWYDYWMKNNYFHSEPDHRTPYTIVIPPPNVTGVLHMGHMLNNTIQDVLIRRARLRGFNACWVPGTDHASIATEAKVVAKLKEEGINKNDLTREEFLVHAWEWTNKYGGVILDQLKKLGASCDWERTKFTMDPDMSASVIRTFVDLYNKGLIYRGYRMVNWDPEAKTTLSDEEVIYEERQGKLYHLRYQIEDSNEYVTIATTRPETILGDTAICIHPDDERYFHLKGKKVIVPICNRVIPIIFDEYVDMEFGTGCLKVTPAHDVNDKELGNKHNLEIIDIFNEDATLNAFGLQYEGKDRFVVREEIAKELETLGALVKVESHINKVGTSERTKAVIEPRLSDQWFLKMEELVKPAIKAVLETEEVKLYPSRFNNTYRHWMENIRDWNISRQLWWGQQIPAYYYGDGKDDFVVAESRAEALTLAKQKTGNQILTENDLKQDVDALDTWFSSWLWPISVFGGIMDPENPEYNYYYPTNDLVTGPDILFFWVARMIIAGYEYAGEKPFTNVYLTGLVRDSQRRKMSKSLGNSPDPLDLIEEFGADGVRVGLLLSASAGNDILFDKELCNQGKGFTNKIWNAFRLIKGWEVSDSVAQPESAKVAIEWYEAKLQKTLLEIEDHFEKYRISDALMAIYKLVWDDFCSWFLEMIKPGYQQPIDKTTFEKAIEMLEANLKLLHPFMPFLTEEIWQHITERTEKEALIISEWPKAKAYSEPLIQEFDFATEVISGIRTIRKDKNIPFKDAIELKVINNEKATTFFDTVIQKLGNISTLEYVSEKVDGALSYRVKSNEYFIPITGNINVEEEIAKLTEELNYIKGFLKSVQAKLSNEKFVGSAPEKVVAMERQKEADALAKIETIEQSLMSLK, encoded by the coding sequence ATGACAATTCCAGCTCAATTTGACGCCAAAGCAGTAGAACAGAAATGGTATGACTACTGGATGAAGAACAATTATTTTCACTCGGAACCTGATCACAGAACACCGTACACTATTGTTATTCCTCCGCCAAACGTCACCGGGGTACTACACATGGGACACATGCTGAACAACACGATTCAGGATGTACTGATCCGTCGCGCCCGTCTGAGAGGATTCAACGCCTGTTGGGTTCCGGGTACTGATCACGCTTCCATTGCGACAGAGGCTAAAGTTGTAGCAAAATTAAAAGAGGAGGGGATCAATAAAAACGATCTTACCCGGGAAGAATTTTTAGTACACGCCTGGGAATGGACCAACAAATACGGTGGCGTAATCCTGGATCAGCTAAAAAAACTGGGTGCTTCCTGCGATTGGGAACGTACGAAATTTACGATGGACCCGGATATGTCGGCATCGGTAATCCGCACGTTTGTGGATCTGTATAATAAAGGATTGATCTATAGAGGGTATCGTATGGTAAACTGGGATCCGGAAGCCAAAACAACGCTATCGGATGAAGAAGTTATTTACGAAGAACGTCAGGGCAAATTATACCATTTGCGTTATCAGATCGAAGATAGTAACGAATATGTTACCATTGCAACCACACGTCCGGAAACGATTTTGGGGGATACAGCAATTTGCATTCACCCGGATGACGAACGTTATTTCCATTTGAAGGGTAAAAAAGTAATCGTACCGATCTGCAACCGTGTGATCCCGATTATTTTTGACGAATATGTAGATATGGAATTCGGAACCGGATGTTTAAAAGTAACACCGGCGCACGATGTAAACGATAAGGAACTGGGGAATAAACACAACCTGGAGATCATCGATATCTTTAATGAAGATGCGACGCTAAACGCGTTCGGATTGCAGTATGAAGGAAAAGACCGTTTCGTAGTTCGCGAAGAAATCGCAAAAGAACTGGAAACATTAGGAGCTTTGGTAAAAGTGGAATCCCATATCAACAAAGTAGGAACTTCCGAAAGAACCAAAGCTGTAATCGAACCGAGGTTATCCGATCAGTGGTTCCTGAAAATGGAAGAACTGGTAAAACCGGCGATCAAAGCGGTATTGGAAACGGAAGAGGTCAAACTCTATCCAAGCCGATTTAATAATACGTACCGTCACTGGATGGAAAACATCCGCGATTGGAATATCTCTCGTCAGTTATGGTGGGGACAACAAATTCCGGCCTATTATTATGGCGATGGAAAGGACGATTTTGTAGTAGCCGAAAGCAGAGCGGAAGCCTTAACATTGGCAAAACAAAAAACAGGGAACCAGATTCTGACCGAAAATGACCTAAAACAGGATGTAGATGCCTTAGATACCTGGTTCTCTTCCTGGTTATGGCCGATATCGGTTTTTGGAGGAATTATGGATCCGGAAAACCCGGAATACAACTATTATTATCCGACCAATGATTTGGTAACCGGACCGGATATCCTGTTTTTCTGGGTAGCGCGTATGATTATTGCCGGTTATGAATATGCCGGAGAAAAACCGTTTACGAATGTATACCTAACCGGTTTGGTTCGGGATAGCCAACGCCGAAAAATGTCGAAATCACTTGGAAACTCACCGGATCCGTTGGATTTGATTGAAGAATTCGGTGCCGATGGAGTACGGGTAGGGTTGTTGTTAAGTGCTTCGGCCGGAAACGATATCCTGTTCGACAAAGAATTGTGTAACCAGGGGAAAGGTTTTACCAATAAAATATGGAATGCTTTCCGTTTGATCAAAGGATGGGAAGTAAGTGATAGCGTTGCACAACCGGAATCGGCAAAAGTTGCGATTGAATGGTATGAAGCCAAATTACAGAAAACCCTGTTGGAGATCGAAGATCATTTCGAAAAATACAGAATTTCGGATGCGCTTATGGCCATTTATAAACTGGTTTGGGACGATTTCTGCTCATGGTTCCTGGAAATGATTAAACCGGGTTACCAACAGCCAATCGATAAAACGACTTTCGAAAAAGCCATCGAAATGTTGGAAGCAAACCTAAAACTATTGCATCCGTTTATGCCGTTCTTAACGGAAGAGATCTGGCAACATATAACCGAAAGAACAGAAAAAGAGGCATTGATCATTTCCGAATGGCCAAAAGCGAAAGCCTATAGTGAGCCTTTAATTCAGGAGTTTGATTTTGCAACCGAAGTAATTTCGGGTATCCGTACGATCCGTAAAGACAAAAATATTCCGTTTAAAGATGCGATTGAACTTAAAGTGATCAATAACGAAAAGGCAACGACTTTCTTTGATACGGTAATTCAGAAATTAGGAAATATCAGTACGTTGGAATATGTTTCGGAAAAAGTAGATGGAGCGTTATCGTACCGTGTAAAATCCAACGAATACTTTATTCCGATTACGGGCAATATCAATGTAGAAGAAGAAATTGCGAAGTTAACGGAAGAGTTGAATTATATCAAAGGCTTCCTGAAATCGGTTCAGGCAAAACTATCGAATGAGAAGTTTGTGGGATCGGCTCCGGAAAAAGTGGTAGCGATGGAACGCCAGAAAGAGGCCGACGCGCTTGCTAAAATTGAGACGATCGAACAAAGTCTGATGAGTTTAAAATAA
- a CDS encoding DUF1573 domain-containing protein, with protein sequence MKKLLGLVAVLAFSVASYAQKGPKIEFKAKDNTIDYGIVTKESDNGIRSFEFKNTGDAPLIITNVQSTCGCTVPSKPTEPIMPGKTGKIDVKYNMNPGKISKTITVESNAVNYEGGKVALRIKGEVVVKQESGVLEKPKATPQS encoded by the coding sequence ATGAAAAAATTATTAGGATTAGTTGCAGTATTAGCATTTAGTGTTGCTTCATATGCTCAAAAAGGACCAAAAATTGAATTTAAAGCAAAAGACAACACTATCGATTATGGTATAGTTACCAAAGAATCAGATAACGGTATTCGTTCTTTCGAATTTAAAAATACCGGAGATGCTCCGCTAATTATTACTAATGTACAATCTACTTGCGGATGTACAGTACCTTCTAAACCTACGGAACCAATTATGCCTGGTAAAACCGGTAAAATCGATGTTAAGTATAACATGAACCCTGGTAAAATCAGCAAAACCATTACAGTAGAATCCAATGCGGTTAACTATGAAGGTGGAAAAGTAGCTTTACGTATTAAAGGAGAAGTAGTTGTGAAACAGGAATCGGGCGTGCTTGAAAAACCAAAAGCAACACCACAGTCGTAA